A genomic region of Trifolium pratense cultivar HEN17-A07 linkage group LG3, ARS_RC_1.1, whole genome shotgun sequence contains the following coding sequences:
- the LOC123917781 gene encoding 28S ribosomal protein S29, mitochondrial, with protein sequence MLRSLTRTAATNHHSWRNNLTPTISSLNFSSKSPSKPTPTSKTPASSTAPTADTFFDEQERLRNLAADEKDPSLNVGPNGRPLFTSASSLSKLTSNDTCTYFKLTKETLDAVLPEGLPVGMSKEFQDSKRTALLVRQSFLDLRDNFRRVVDPPMSSPHGKGVKVRKQVILDGPVSCGKSIALAMLVQWAREEGWLVFYVPQAKEWTHGGFFYKHPQTDLWDTPVQAENVLKDFLKYNESYLKELPCQIFDPIPLGEGAGVGWLKDVDSMAIPEGTMLYELVKTGIEQTHAAVGVVVRLRKELSLVKDMPVLIAIDQYNSWFTFSEYEEPVTIRSCRSIHAKEITMVNAFRSMKHDDMMVGAFSHSTAVGKLRQYLPDVPVDARAMFPRYSLEEAETVCHYYLRQRLIRREAFSEENWKKIYFLCNGNGTEMRGLVPFMR encoded by the exons ATGTTGCGGTCCTTGACGAGAACCGCAGCAACAAATCACCATTCATGGCGCAACAACCTCACTCCAACAATCTCATCactaaatttttcttcaaagtcTCCATCAAAACCCACTCCCACTTCAAAAACTCCTGCCTCCTCTACCGCCCCCACCGCCGACACCTTCTTCGACGAACAAGAACGTCTCCGCAACCTCGCCGCTGACGAAAAGGATCCATCTCTCAATGTGGGCCCCAATGGCCGACCCCTCTTCACTTCCGCCTCTTCTCTATCAAAGCTCACTAGCAACGATACCTGCACCTACTTCAAGCTCAC AAAGGAGACATTGGATGCTGTTTTGCCTGAAGGGTTGCCGGTGGGTATGTCGAAGGAGTTTCAGGACTCTAAGCGAACTGCTTTGCTTGTTCGCCAGAGCTTTTTGGATCTTCGTGATAACTTCAGACGTGTGGTTGATCCACCAATGTCGTCACCTCATGGTAAAG gggTCAAAGTTAGGAAGCAAGTTATTTTAGATGGTCCTGTTAGCTGTGGGAAGAGCATTGCGCTTGCAATGCTTGTTCAGTGGGCTAGAGAAGAAGGTTGGTTAGTTTTCTATGTTCCTCAAGCAAAGGAATGGACTCATGGAGGATTTTTCTATAAGCATCCACAAACAGATCTATGGGACACACCTGTCCAGGCCGAGAATGTTCTCAAA gattttttgaaatacaaTGAATCTTACCTAAAGGAACTGCCGTGCCAAATATTTGATCCAATCCCATTAGGTGAGGGTGCTGGTGTTGGATGGTTGAAAGATGTTGATTCCATGGCGATTCCTGAAGGTACAATGTTATATGAGCTGGTGAAGACTGGCATTGAACAAACACATGCAGCTGTTGGAGTGGTAGTTCGTTTGAGGAAAGAGTTATCACTTGTTAAAGACATGCCTGTTCTTATTGCAATTGATCAA TATAATAGCTGGTTTACATTCAGCGAGTATGAGGAACCTGTCACAATTCGTTCATGCCGGTCAATACATGCTAAAGAAATTACCATG GTTAATGCTTTTAGGTCAATGAAGCATGATGATATGATGGTAGGGGCTTTTTCTCATTCAACAGCTGTAGGAAAGCTTCGTCAATATTTACCAGATGTTCCAGTAGATGCTCGTGCTATGTTTCCTCGATACAGTTTAGAAGAAGCCGAGACTGTTTGTCATTATTATTTAAG
- the LOC123917595 gene encoding wound-induced protein 1-like, which translates to MKITPNEIEEENVVIDTSLTSESEHENRNRKVVKMVYKALLRGGNVEKEKLARVVGKQLEWRYHGPPHCQHMMKMLTGESTQQSFKFRPRRMRSVNGDRLIVEGWEDVGEYWVHVWRLKDGIITQLREYFNTLLTVVSEDENKGRFWRSTPWARVQGSLPDLVLSI; encoded by the coding sequence ATGAAGATCACTCCAAATGAGATTGAAGAGGAGAATGTCGTCATTGACACGTCTCTGACATCAGAATCAGAACATGAAAATCGCAATAGGAAAGTGGTGAAAATGGTGTACAAAGCACTACTGCGTGGCGGCAATGTCGAGAAGGAGAAGCTAGCAAGAGTGGTAGGAAAACAATTGGAATGGAGATACCATGGACCTCCACATTGTCAACACATGATGAAAATGTTGACCGGAGAGTCAACGCAACAAAGTTTCAAGTTTAGGCCAAGGAGAATGAGGAGTGTTAATGGTGACCGTTTGATTGTTGAAGGATGGGAAGATGTGGGGGAGTATTGGGTGCATGTGTGGAGACTCAAGGATGGGATTATTACTCAATTGCGTGAGTATTTTAACACTTTGTTAACTGTGGTTTCTGAGGACGAGAATAAGGGTAGGTTTTGGAGGAGTACTCCTTGGGCAAGGGTTCAAGGGTCTTTACCAGATCTTGTTCTTTCTATATGA
- the LOC123914430 gene encoding WRKY transcription factor WRKY24-like, which produces MTSSFFSDLLNSPTDQNLRDTERSHNNQVLSDQNGSGLPKFKSTPPPSLPLSPAPLFSPSSYFSIPPGFSLSELLDSPVLLNSSHILPSPTTGSFANNQALNWKSNYGEKQQNVKAEDKTFSNFSFQAQPALNQSSAATAQNNNGWSMVKTENSSSMQSFKPENNSTSEQNNHKRGLQSDNYNNYQTQPQQQQVQTLSRRSDDGYNWRKYGQKQVKGSENPRSYYKCTYPNCPTKKKVEKRAIDGQITEIVYKGTHNHPKPLANKRNMNSMSSSSSSVANPPSNGFENEMQMVLVTTPENSSISIGDDDFEQSSHKSGGDHEFGDDDQPDAKKWRIEGENEGISSGVGNRTVREPRVVVQTTSDIDILDDGYRWRKYGQKVVKGNPNPRSYYKCTNPGCPVRKHVERASQDLRAVITTYEGKHNHDVPAPRGSGNHSINKPQPNMPTINNTNNGFFNHEMMQNNGFPMDSYMNNMNQRVNNIVRGRAKDEPLEDNSFFDSLLS; this is translated from the exons ATgacctcttcatttttttctGACCTACTTAATTCTCCAACCGATCAAAACCTTAGAGACACCGAAAGATCTCATAATAATCAAGTGTTGTCGGATCAAAACGGGTCGGGTTTGCCCAAATTCAAATCTACACCTCCTCCATCTCTTCCTCTTTCTCCTGCACCTCTCTTTTCTCCTTCTTCTTACTTTTCTATCCCTCCTGGCTTCTCCCTCTCTGAGCTTCTTGATTCTCCTGTTCTCCTTAATTCTTCTCAT ATTCTTCCATCTCCAACAACTGGATCATTTGCTAATAATCAAGCTCTTAATTGGAAAAGCAATTATGGTGAAAAGCAGCAGAATGTGAAAGCAGAAGATAAAACCTTCTCAAATTTCTCCTTCCAAGCTCAACCTGCGCTTAATCAATCTTCAGCCGCCACAGCTCAAAAC AATAATGGATGGAGTATGGTGAAAACAGAAAACTCTTCTTCAATGCAGAGTTTCAAACCAGAGAATAATTCTACTAGTGAACAAAATAATCACAAAAGAGGTTTACAatcagataattacaacaaTTATCAAACtcaaccacaacaacaacaagttCAAACACTTAGTAGAAGATCAGATGATGGATACAATTGGAGAAAATATGGACAAAAACAAGTAAAAGGAAGTGAAAATCCAAGAAGCTATTATAAATGCACTTATCCAAATTGTCcaacaaagaaaaaagttgaaaaGAGAGCTATAGATGGACAAATTACTGAGATTGTTTATAAAGGTACTCATAATCATCCTAAGCCTTTGGCTAATAAAAGGAACATGAATTCAATGTCTTCATCGTCGTCGTCTGTTGCAAATCCTCCTTCAAATGGTTTTGAAAATGAAATGCAAATGGTTTTGGTTACTACACCGGAGAATTCGTCCATATCGATTGGAGATGATGATTTTGAGCAGAGTTCTCATAAATCAGGTGGAGATCATGAGTTTGGTGATGATGATCAACCCGATGCCAAAAAATG GAGAATTGAAGGTGAAAATGAGGGGATATCATCAGGAGTTGGAAATAGAACAGTGAGGGAACCTAGAGTTGTGGTTCAGACAACAAGTGACATTGATATTCTAGATGATGGGTATAGATGGAGAAAATATGGGCAGAAAGTAGTAAAGGGAAATCCAAATCCAAG GAGTTACTATAAGTGTACAAACCCAGGATGTCCAGTGAGAAAACATGTCGAACGAGCTTCACAAGATCTAAGAGCAGTAATAACAACCTATGAAGGAAAACACAATCATGATGTTCCGGCGCCACGTGGCAGTGGAAACCACTCTATAAACAAACCACAACCAAATATGCCAACTATAAACAACACCAACAATGGATTCTTCAACCATGAGATGATGCAAAACAATGGATTTCCAATGGATTCTTACATGAATAATATGAATCAACGTGTTAATAATATTGTTAGAGGTAGAGCTAAGGATGAGCCTCTTGAAGATAACTCTTTTTTTGATTCTTTGCTATCTTGA